In Spirosoma sp. KUDC1026, the sequence TCTGTTAATCAGTGAATAAAATGCTGGGTAAGTCGGTCCTGTAGGTAGTAGGCGCATATTCCGAATGAGGTTGTAGTTTTACCCGAGATTTATTACGCTACGTATGGAGTATTTTAACCAGATGTTTGCCCCGTCTGATACCCTGCCGGACTGCTGGAACGGACAGGATTTTGAACAATGTACGTTTCGAAACCTGGATTTATCGCGAACCAGTCTGAGCGGGGCTAACTTTATCAACTGCCGGTTTGACGCCTGTGTGCTGACGCAGGCCGAGGTAAAAAACGCCAAACTCTACGACGTCAATTTTGCGTCCTGTAAACTGATGTACGTTGATTTTGGTGCCTGTAATCCTTTCGGGTTCCACGTAGATTTTGAGGACTGCCAGCTCGACTACGCCATTTTTCTGGATCGAAAGCTCAAAAAAAGCCGATTTGTTGACTGTTCCCTCCGGGAGGTTCAGTTTCTGAACTGCGATCTGACAGGAACTGTATTCGGTCGGTGTAACCTGGAGCTGGCGCGCTTTGAGAAGAATAACCTAAGCCAGGTCGATTTTTCCAGCTCGTATAACCTTGGTCTGGACCCAGATGAGAACAAACTGAAAAAGGCCCGCTTCTCCCTGCATAATTTACCCGGTCTATTGAAAAAATACGACCTGATCATTACAGAATAAGAACCAAGCCCGGTGCTGAATAAGTACGTGTAAAAACGGCTTATAGGTTATACCGTACTGTCTGACGTAGTTACAGGCGAAGCCGGGCTATCTCAACAGAAATGCCTGGCTTCGGCTGTACAATAGAAGTAGTAAGAAAGTAATAGACGGCTGCTTTCCCTTGGAATGATGGCTACCTTAGTCGCCAATGTTTTAACCCCGGCTTTATGTTTACCTTGTTTCTGCGGCACAACGACTATCTCGAAGGTGAGCCACAAATAGTATTGCCGTTTATGCCCACTGCTAACGATTGGCTGGAAATACCCGTCGATGTACGACAGAACTTCTGGCCAGGTTGTGCTGAGACACTGTATGTAGCGGAGCGGGAACACCTA encodes:
- a CDS encoding pentapeptide repeat-containing protein, translating into MEYFNQMFAPSDTLPDCWNGQDFEQCTFRNLDLSRTSLSGANFINCRFDACVLTQAEVKNAKLYDVNFASCKLMYVDFGACNPFGFHVDFEDCQLDYAIFLDRKLKKSRFVDCSLREVQFLNCDLTGTVFGRCNLELARFEKNNLSQVDFSSSYNLGLDPDENKLKKARFSLHNLPGLLKKYDLIITE